A genomic window from Pseudomonadales bacterium includes:
- a CDS encoding Ca2+-dependent phosphoinositide-specific phospholipase C — translation MNQIQVLGSHNSYKKMMRADAFAELQAGNPEVAATLEYGHPSLTEQLELGLRKLELDVFYDPQGTLFPAAQPGNGPHSLFPVLHVQNLDDQSNCVNLLVCLDEIRAWSEANPDHLPLFLSINAKDDVIDRPGFLHPLPFAEDAWLALDAELRSALGPGASDSGAAGPGMSPEPRSLLITPAEVFADGGLRWPELDAARGRILVVLDESGEKLASYSSRWRERAMFANLPEDHPGAAILIVNDPINDYGRIQRLVLAGFIVRTRADADTREARSGETLRRTRAFASGAQLISTDYYLPAEHFGTGYVVAITGGARCNPLLTATGCTINKVPREEPVLVEPYLQIPQR, via the coding sequence ATGAACCAGATACAGGTGCTCGGCAGTCACAACAGCTACAAGAAAATGATGCGCGCAGATGCATTTGCGGAGCTGCAGGCCGGCAATCCCGAGGTAGCAGCTACCCTCGAATACGGTCATCCGTCCCTGACCGAGCAGCTGGAACTGGGCCTGCGCAAACTCGAACTGGATGTGTTCTACGATCCCCAGGGTACGCTGTTTCCCGCTGCGCAACCGGGCAACGGACCGCACAGTCTGTTCCCGGTGCTGCACGTGCAGAACCTGGACGATCAGAGCAATTGTGTGAATCTGCTCGTGTGCCTGGACGAGATTCGAGCCTGGTCCGAGGCAAATCCGGATCATCTGCCACTGTTTCTCTCGATCAACGCGAAGGATGATGTGATCGATCGGCCGGGGTTTCTGCATCCCCTGCCGTTTGCCGAAGATGCCTGGCTTGCGCTGGATGCGGAGCTGCGCAGCGCACTGGGACCGGGTGCATCGGATAGCGGCGCTGCGGGTCCCGGAATGTCCCCCGAGCCGCGCTCACTGCTGATCACACCGGCGGAAGTGTTTGCAGATGGCGGTCTGCGCTGGCCGGAACTCGACGCTGCGCGCGGACGGATACTGGTAGTGCTCGATGAAAGTGGCGAGAAACTCGCCAGCTACAGCAGCCGCTGGCGCGAACGCGCCATGTTCGCCAATCTGCCGGAAGATCATCCAGGGGCTGCGATCCTCATCGTAAACGATCCGATCAACGACTATGGGCGCATTCAGCGACTGGTGCTGGCCGGTTTCATCGTGCGTACCCGGGCCGATGCGGACACCCGGGAAGCGCGCAGTGGCGAAACTCTGCGGCGCACCCGGGCATTTGCATCCGGTGCTCAGCTCATCAGCACAGACTACTATCTGCCGGCGGAGCATTTCGGCACGGGTTATGTGGTGGCCATCACCGGCGGTGCGCGCTGCAATCCGCTGCTCACCGCGACCGGCTGCACGATCAACAAAGTGCCTCGCGAGGAGCCGGTACTGGTCGAGCCCTATCTACAGATACCGCAGAGGTAA